From Ferrimicrobium sp., a single genomic window includes:
- a CDS encoding gamma-glutamyl-gamma-aminobutyrate hydrolase family protein (Members of this family of hydrolases with an active site Cys residue belong to MEROPS family C26.) — protein MSSGQLPKRRAGVHEGYLNALSRLGAYAVMAPGQIGDLADSEVKSIAKELIGSTDALMLTGGGDVDPQRYGQSVSSDRVYGIEANRDRVELALLDEALRQERKVLAICRGIQLVNVYFGGTLIQDLETSGKSKHSLTEQEYEYAHEITISQDSELAQLLPGVTQVNSLHHQAVDVPGGDLVVTAVSNDGVVEAMERSGLIAVQWHPERLIDFDPIQMNLFAWLVG, from the coding sequence GTGAGTTCGGGACAGTTGCCAAAGCGTCGGGCCGGCGTACATGAGGGGTATCTCAATGCGCTATCGCGGCTTGGAGCCTACGCAGTGATGGCCCCGGGCCAGATAGGTGATCTCGCAGACTCGGAGGTCAAGTCCATCGCCAAGGAGCTCATTGGCTCTACGGATGCGCTGATGCTGACCGGTGGTGGTGATGTTGACCCCCAGCGCTATGGGCAGTCGGTAAGTTCTGACAGGGTCTATGGCATCGAGGCAAACCGCGATCGGGTTGAACTCGCCTTGCTGGATGAAGCGTTGCGCCAAGAGCGCAAGGTATTAGCTATCTGCCGGGGCATTCAATTGGTAAACGTCTATTTTGGTGGAACGCTTATCCAGGACCTAGAGACGAGCGGTAAGAGCAAGCATTCGTTGACGGAGCAGGAATACGAGTACGCGCACGAGATCACGATCTCCCAAGACTCCGAGCTTGCGCAACTCCTGCCAGGGGTGACGCAAGTGAACTCGCTGCACCATCAGGCAGTCGATGTGCCGGGTGGCGACCTCGTGGTGACCGCGGTCTCCAATGATGGTGTCGTGGAAGCAATGGAACGTTCTGGTTTGATTGCCGTGCAGTGGCATCCCGAGCGACTGATCGACTTCGATCCCATTCAGATGAATCTGTTTGCGTGGCTCGTCGGCTAG
- a CDS encoding DedA family protein: MKRQRRPSDDAILNDIMEHLISTWGYLAIFLLSIAQSACVPTSSELTFGFAGFLAYTGHFNIIEVIIVGAIGELIGAYIAWAFGITGGRALVLRYGRYIRVDHEQLDRLQAWYERHPRWGVFASRLLPVVRNFVALAAGLAEVPPIAFGVLTLLGSLVWDGGLTLLGYSVGSAWQHMVHTVSDAGYGVVAIVVVVAALLLFMHRRASHATQSRRNSTSTQAARTQATETPVSSNTTVSVIASSTESANSQSERDDPTGYLTALSKLANAKAVTFNPDATE; the protein is encoded by the coding sequence ATGAAACGACAGCGCCGACCAAGCGACGACGCTATCCTAAATGACATTATGGAGCACCTCATTTCGACATGGGGCTACCTGGCAATCTTTCTCCTTTCTATTGCCCAGTCAGCCTGCGTTCCCACCTCATCTGAGCTCACTTTTGGCTTTGCTGGCTTCTTGGCCTATACAGGGCACTTTAACATCATCGAAGTGATCATCGTTGGAGCGATCGGTGAGCTCATCGGCGCCTACATCGCCTGGGCCTTTGGCATCACGGGTGGACGAGCGTTGGTGCTTCGCTACGGGCGTTACATCCGTGTCGATCACGAACAACTCGATCGCCTCCAGGCGTGGTACGAACGCCATCCTCGTTGGGGCGTCTTCGCGAGCCGTCTCCTGCCAGTCGTGCGCAACTTCGTCGCCTTGGCCGCCGGACTGGCGGAGGTTCCTCCCATCGCCTTCGGCGTCTTGACCCTGCTCGGCTCCCTCGTCTGGGATGGTGGCTTGACCCTGTTGGGTTACTCGGTTGGGTCTGCCTGGCAACACATGGTCCATACCGTCTCCGACGCAGGCTATGGCGTCGTCGCCATCGTGGTCGTTGTCGCGGCACTCTTGCTGTTCATGCACCGGCGCGCCTCCCATGCCACCCAGTCACGACGCAACTCCACGAGCACCCAAGCTGCAAGAACGCAGGCCACCGAGACGCCCGTGAGCTCGAATACCACCGTTAGCGTCATCGCTTCTTCGACTGAAAGCGCTAACTCGCAATCGGAGCGCGACGACCCAACCGGTTACCTGACGGCATTATCGAAACTCGCTAACGCAAAGGCCGTGACCTTCAACCCGGACGCTACCGAGTAA